From a single Brassica oleracea var. oleracea cultivar TO1000 chromosome C5, BOL, whole genome shotgun sequence genomic region:
- the LOC106344109 gene encoding sodium/hydrogen exchanger 8 — protein sequence MTSITNAALPYMSPEKTSLSLSYSAESDSRPVDAVIFAGVSLVLGTACRQLFNGTRVPYSVVLLVIGIVLGSLEYGTNHNLGKIGHGIRIWNDINPDLLLAVFLPALLFESSFSMDVHQIKRCLGQMVLLAGPGVLISTFWIGTLLKLTFPYNWDWKTSLLLGALLGATDPVAVVALLKELGASKKMTTIIEGESLMNDGVSVVIFQLFLKMVMGSTSDWGFIIKFLAQNSFGAVGIGVAFGIASVFWLRFVFNDIVVQITVTLSVSYFAYYTAQEWAGVSGILTVITLGMFFAAFAKTAFKGDSYQSLHHFWEMVAYIANTLVFILSGVIIAVGDFSSRKITCEGASWGFLFLLYLYVQLSRCVMVGVLYPLLRRFGYGLDWKESIILTWSGLRGAVSLSLALAVKQSSGNSYISSETGTRFLFFTGGIVFLTLVVNGSTTQFLLHLLRMNTLTGTKKRILEYTKFEMMNTAFKAFENLGDDEELGSADWHTVLGHIPSLKKLQGEQVNPHDGCEAGNVDPRNIMDIRIRFLNGVQAAYWEMLDDGRITQGTANVLMQSVDEALDLVSTESLCDWRGLKPCVRFPKYYKFLQSRIIPRKLVSYLIVERLESACYISSAFLRAHRIARQQLHGFLGNSDIASFVINESEVEGEEAKQFLEDVRDSFPQVLNALKTRQVTHYVLNHLNGYIKNLEKVGLLQGKEVSHLHDAVQSDLKKLLRNPPLLTLPNANDLITTNPLLRPL from the exons ATGACGAGTATAACCAACGCGGCGTTACCGTACATGTCACCAGAGAAAACAAGTTTGTCGTTGTCGTATTCCGCCGAGAGCGATTCGAGACCTGTAGATGCTGTTATCTTCGCGGGAGTTTCGCTGGTTCTCGGCACAGCCTGCAGACAATTGTTTAACGGCACCAGAGTTCCGTACAGCGTCGTTCTCCTCGTCATCGGCATCGTTCTCGGATCTCTAG AGTACGGGACTAATCACAACCTTGGGAAGATCGGCCATGGTATTCGTATCT GGAATGATATTAACCCTGACCTACTTTTGGCTGTTTTTCTCCCTGCTCTTCTTTTTGAGAGCTCATTCTCCATGGATGTACACCAGATCAAG AGATGTCTTGGACAAATGGTTCTGCTTGCTGGCCCTGGTGTTTTGATTTCCACGTTTTGGATTGGTACTCTTTTGAAG CTCACTTTTCCATATAACTGGGATTGGAAAACTTCATTGTTGCTTGGAGCACTTTTAGGTGCTACCGACCCTGTGGCTGTTGTTGCTTTGCTGAAGGAGCTTGGTGCTAGTAAGAAGATGACCACTATAATTGAAGGGGAGTCCTTGATGAATGACGG GGTATCAGTTGTGATCTTCCAGTTATTCTTGAAGATGGTGATGGGGAGTACCTCTGATTGGGGTTTCATAATCAAATTTCTTGCTCAAAACTCGTTTGGAGC TGTAGGCATTGGTGTAGCGTTTGGCATTGCATCAGTTTTTTGGCTTAGATTCGTGTTTAATGACATAGTGGTTCAGATCACTGTAACGCTTTCAGTTAGCTATTTCGCGTATTACACT GCTCAAGAGTGGGCTGGAGTTTCTGGAATTTTGACTGTGATAACTTTGGGGAT GTTTTTCGCTGCATTTGCAAAGACAGCATTTAAGGGTGACAGCTACCAGAGTTTGCATCACTTCTG GGAAATGGTCGCTTATATTGCAAACACATTAGTTTTTATACTCAG TGGTGTTATTATTGCTGTAGGCGACTTTAGCAGTCGGAAAATAACTTGCGAAG GAGCCTCGTGGGGCTTTCTTTTCCTCTTATACTTGTATGTCCAACTATCCCGCTGTGTTATGGTTGGAGTTCTGTACCCATTGCTACGTCGTTTTGGCTACGGCTTAGATTGGAAGGAATCCATCATACTCACGTGGTCTGGATTAAGGGGTGCTGTGTCCCTATCACTCGCTCTAGCTGTAAAA CAATCAAGTGGCAATTCGTATATTAGTTCGGAGACGGGAACAAGG TTTCTGTTCTTTACTGGTGGGATTGTGTTCCTAACTTTGGTTGTTAATGGATCCACTACCCAATTCCTATTGCACCTTCTTCGCATGAACACTTTAACGGGCACCAAG AAAAGAATACTGGAGTATACAAAGTTTGAAATGATGAACACCGCCTTCAAAGCTTTTGAAAATCTAGGAGATGACGAGGAGCTTGGATCTGCTGATTGGCATACAGTTTTAGGACATATTCCAAGTTTGAAAAAATTACAAGGGGAACAAGTTAATCCTCATGATGGGTGTGAGGCTGGCAATGTTGACCCAAGGAATATAATGGACATACGTATACGCTTCTTAAATG GTGTCCAGGCAGCTTACTGGGAGATGCTTGATGATGGGAGAATCACACAAGGTACTGCCAACGTTTTGATGCAATCAGTAGATGAGGCACTCGACCTTGTTTCTACAGAGTCTTTATGCGACTGGAGAGGTTTGAAACCGTGTGTTCGTTTCCCAAAGTATTACAAGTTTCTTCAATCAAGAATCATCCCCCGCAAGTTGGTCAGTTATTTAATCGTTGAAAGACTCGAATCTGCTTGCTACATTTCCTCTGCATTTCTCCGTGCCCATAGGATTGCGCGACAGCAATTGCATGGCTTTCTAG GTAACAGTGACATTGCTTCTTTTGTAATCAATGAAAGTGAGGTGGAAGGAGAAGAAGCAAAACAGTTCTTGGAAGATGTCCGTGATTCATTTCCTCAG GTTTTGAATGCTTTGAAAACAAGACAAGTAACACATTACGTGCTGAATCATCTAAATGGGTATATCAAAAACCTTGAGAAGGTTGGACTGTTACAAGGAAAAGAGGTTTCTCATCTTCATGACGCTGTCCAG TCTGACTTGAAGAAGCTCCTGAGAAATCCTCCTTTACTAACACTTCCAAATGCAAACGATTTGATCACCACCAATCCCTTATTGAGACCTCTCTGA